A window of Jannaschia sp. M317 contains these coding sequences:
- a CDS encoding ester cyclase, with the protein MTFQAEKALVSEHYAALAKAGAADVAATLAKRTSDDWLWRGVHPFHEQTGAADVAATFWTPFLTAMSRVQRRQDIFIAGHNGLDAAHGTWVISMGHLMALFDKPFLGIPPTRKIAMLRYAEFNRVADGKIVETAFFCDLIHLMHQAGLNPLPPQTGAHLVQPGPATHDGLLFGDSDPAEGAKTLDLIERMIRDIGRNSNTGEGSTPYDATPQDELSRCWHDDMLWWGPDGIGATYTIDRYIEQHQRPFRTHLSNRTFNGHVCRLGEGNFGGFFGWPNLTMTPVGGYMGLPAGPPADMRVVDMYRRDGDKLAENWIFIDMLHFLNMQGLDVLGRMAALAVR; encoded by the coding sequence ATGACTTTCCAGGCCGAAAAGGCGCTGGTTTCGGAACATTACGCGGCCCTTGCGAAAGCAGGGGCCGCAGATGTTGCGGCGACCCTCGCCAAAAGAACATCAGACGACTGGCTATGGCGTGGCGTGCATCCGTTCCACGAACAAACGGGCGCGGCGGATGTAGCCGCAACCTTCTGGACCCCGTTTCTGACCGCGATGTCGCGGGTACAGCGGCGCCAGGACATCTTTATCGCCGGGCACAACGGCCTGGACGCGGCCCATGGCACCTGGGTCATTTCGATGGGCCATCTCATGGCGCTGTTCGACAAGCCGTTTCTGGGTATCCCCCCCACACGCAAGATCGCCATGCTGCGCTATGCGGAATTCAACCGCGTCGCTGACGGCAAGATCGTTGAAACCGCGTTCTTCTGCGATCTGATCCATCTCATGCACCAGGCGGGGCTGAACCCCCTGCCCCCGCAGACCGGGGCCCATCTGGTGCAGCCGGGTCCGGCGACCCATGACGGGCTGCTGTTCGGTGACAGCGACCCGGCCGAAGGTGCCAAGACGCTGGACCTGATCGAGCGGATGATCCGCGACATCGGCCGCAACTCCAACACCGGCGAGGGCAGCACACCCTATGACGCCACCCCCCAGGATGAGCTGTCACGCTGTTGGCATGACGACATGCTGTGGTGGGGGCCCGACGGGATCGGCGCGACCTACACCATCGACCGTTACATAGAGCAACACCAAAGACCGTTCCGGACACATCTGAGCAACCGGACCTTCAACGGACATGTCTGCCGCCTGGGCGAGGGCAACTTCGGCGGCTTTTTCGGCTGGCCCAACCTCACGATGACCCCGGTGGGGGGCTACATGGGGTTACCAGCCGGTCCCCCCGCCGACATGCGCGTCGTCGACATGTATCGGCGCGACGGCGACAAGCTGGCCGAGAACTGGATCTTCATCGACATGCTGCATTTTCTGAACATGCAGGGGCTGGATGTTCTGGGACGGATGGCGGCGCTGGCGGTGCGCTAG
- the hemN gene encoding oxygen-independent coproporphyrinogen III oxidase has product MTQFDPALTARALTARVPRYTSYPPATQFDGSVGPEVAGRWLGAVPAGAAISLYAHIPFCRRLCWFCACRTQGTRTDAPLAPYVDDLLREAETVAAALPAGVGLSHLHLGGGTPTLLPAPLLLRLFAGLRDLFPLRPGAEVSVEVDPTELGEARLDALAEAGVTRASLGVQDFAPQVQDAIGRHQSFAQTKAAIDGLRARGITGINLDLLYGLPHQTEATLRDTLDLAETLDPDRIALFGYAHVPWASKRQVMIKADALPDGEGRLAMFDLARARLVQAGFERIGIDHFARPDDPLATAARDGRLRRNFQGYTTDDAGYLVGLGASAISMLPHGFAQNAARTADWKARVQAGRLSVVRGHTLTSDDRVRGAAIERLLCDFALDADDSSDPAMIRQLIDRAMAAWPGAMVRRGNRVAILPEAEHLARMIAAEFDGYVTQAGRHSVAV; this is encoded by the coding sequence ATGACACAGTTCGACCCGGCCCTGACCGCCCGCGCCTTGACCGCTCGCGTGCCCCGCTACACCAGCTACCCGCCCGCGACGCAGTTCGACGGATCGGTCGGACCCGAGGTTGCGGGGCGCTGGCTGGGCGCGGTGCCTGCGGGGGCCGCCATATCCCTTTACGCACATATTCCGTTCTGCCGCAGGTTGTGCTGGTTCTGTGCCTGCCGGACCCAGGGCACGCGCACCGACGCGCCGTTGGCCCCCTATGTCGACGACCTGCTGCGCGAGGCGGAGACGGTGGCCGCAGCCCTGCCTGCTGGCGTCGGTCTGTCGCATCTGCATCTGGGCGGGGGCACGCCGACGTTGCTGCCTGCGCCGTTGCTGTTGCGCCTGTTCGCGGGGCTGCGCGACTTGTTCCCGCTGCGCCCCGGTGCCGAAGTATCCGTCGAGGTGGATCCGACCGAACTGGGCGAAGCCCGGCTGGACGCCCTGGCCGAGGCGGGCGTGACCCGTGCCAGTCTGGGGGTGCAGGATTTTGCGCCGCAGGTTCAGGACGCCATCGGGCGGCACCAGAGCTTTGCTCAGACCAAGGCGGCCATCGACGGTCTGCGGGCGCGGGGCATCACGGGGATCAATCTCGATCTGCTTTACGGATTGCCGCATCAGACCGAGGCGACACTGCGCGACACGCTGGACCTGGCCGAGACACTGGACCCGGACCGCATCGCGTTGTTCGGCTATGCCCACGTTCCCTGGGCGTCCAAACGACAGGTCATGATCAAGGCCGATGCCTTGCCCGATGGCGAGGGCCGCCTGGCCATGTTCGACCTGGCGAGGGCGCGGCTGGTCCAGGCCGGGTTCGAACGGATCGGCATCGACCATTTCGCTCGCCCGGATGATCCGTTGGCCACCGCAGCACGTGACGGACGGCTGCGGCGCAATTTTCAGGGCTATACGACCGATGATGCCGGATACCTGGTCGGGCTGGGTGCATCGGCGATTTCCATGCTGCCCCACGGGTTTGCCCAGAATGCCGCCCGGACCGCCGACTGGAAGGCACGGGTTCAGGCGGGGCGGCTGTCGGTCGTGCGCGGTCATACCCTGACGTCGGATGACCGGGTGCGGGGGGCCGCGATCGAAAGGTTGCTGTGCGATTTCGCTCTGGACGCCGACGACAGCTCGGACCCGGCAATGATCCGTCAGTTGATCGACCGCGCCATGGCCGCCTGGCCGGGGGCAATGGTGCGCCGCGGGAACAGGGTCGCCATCCTGCCCGAGGCGGAGCACCTGGCCCGGATGATCGCCGCCGAGTTCGACGGCTACGTCACCCAGGCCGGTCGCCACAGCGTCGCGGTCTAG
- the fnrL gene encoding transcriptional regulator FnrL, translating to MVKLDPFLALASDDCSNCPIRHRAVCASCEGEELERLARMKSYRSWKAGETIVMEGDALPFVGSIVSGCATLTRSMEDGRMQMVGLLMPSDFVGRPGRTTAPYEVVAATDVTLCLFRRNSFEDMMQDTPHVSSRLLEMSLDELDAARDWMLVLGRKTAREKVATLLAIVLRRAATSGHPLRAELPLTREAMATYLGLTIETVSRQIGALKRDGIIRLEGKRGVLCDDLGALLTEAGDDEDGAVLG from the coding sequence ATGGTGAAACTTGATCCCTTTCTCGCCCTCGCCTCTGACGATTGTTCCAATTGTCCGATTCGCCACCGTGCCGTCTGCGCATCCTGCGAAGGGGAGGAATTGGAACGTCTCGCAAGGATGAAGTCCTACCGCAGCTGGAAAGCCGGTGAGACGATCGTCATGGAGGGCGACGCTCTGCCCTTTGTCGGCTCTATCGTGTCGGGCTGCGCCACGCTGACACGCTCGATGGAAGACGGGCGGATGCAGATGGTGGGTCTGCTCATGCCGTCGGATTTCGTGGGCCGCCCCGGGCGAACGACTGCCCCCTACGAAGTGGTGGCCGCCACGGACGTGACCCTGTGCCTGTTCCGGCGCAACAGCTTTGAGGACATGATGCAGGACACGCCGCATGTGTCGTCGCGCCTGCTGGAAATGTCGCTTGATGAACTGGACGCCGCGCGGGACTGGATGCTGGTTTTGGGCCGCAAGACAGCGCGCGAAAAGGTCGCGACCCTGCTGGCGATCGTGCTGCGCCGGGCCGCCACCAGCGGCCACCCGCTGCGCGCCGAACTGCCCCTGACCCGCGAAGCGATGGCCACCTATCTTGGCCTGACCATCGAAACCGTCAGCCGTCAGATCGGAGCCCTGAAACGCGACGGCATCATCCGGCTGGAAGGCAAACGCGGCGTTCTGTGTGACGATCTGGGCGCGCTGTTGACCGAAGCGGGCGACGACGAAGACGGGGCCGTCCTTGGCTAG
- a CDS encoding tautomerase family protein: MPSIDIQVLEGVFSDAEKAEIIRRVTDAFGSVAGETIRGGTSVRIHDVRSGSYGYAGNVLTTEDALAMRRRG; encoded by the coding sequence ATGCCGTCCATTGATATCCAGGTTCTCGAAGGTGTTTTCTCGGACGCGGAAAAGGCCGAGATCATTCGCCGCGTGACCGATGCCTTTGGGTCTGTCGCCGGCGAGACGATCAGAGGCGGCACATCAGTCAGGATCCATGACGTGCGCAGCGGCTCTTACGGGTATGCGGGCAACGTTCTGACGACCGAAGACGCGCTTGCCATGCGGCGACGCGGTTAG
- the ccoN gene encoding cytochrome-c oxidase, cbb3-type subunit I, producing the protein MDYFKLVAFGLVGLLAAILASKAHDAAYMLHAIIIMLLSAGAFLWTLRHMETGAPRVVAAETGYMDGPIRYGVIATAFWGVTGFLAGTFIAFQLAFPELNFDWGQPFTNFGRLRPLHTSAVIFAFGGNALIATSFYVVQRTSAARLWGGNLAWFVFWGYNLFIVLAATGYLLGATQSKEYAEPEWYVDIWLTLVWVAYLAVFLGTILNRKEKHIYVANWFFLAFIVTVAMLHIVNNLSIPVSIFGSKSVQVFAGVQDAMTQWWYGHNAVGFFLTAGFLGMMYYFVPKQAGRPVYSYKLSIIHFWALIFLYIWAGPHHLHYTALPDWASTLGMVFSIVLWMPSWGGMINGLMTLEGAWDKIRTDPIIRMFVASLAFYGMSTFEGPMMSIRAVNSLSHYTDWTIGHVHSGALGWNGLITFGCLYFLTPKLWNRAQMYSVPAINAHFWLATVGIVLYAASMWVTGIMEGLMWREVDANGFLVNSFADTVQAKFPMYVVRGLGGVLYLSGALIMVWNMWMTIRSPRTAANADNAIPAE; encoded by the coding sequence ATGGACTATTTCAAGCTCGTTGCATTCGGGCTGGTCGGGTTGCTTGCGGCTATTTTGGCCAGCAAGGCACACGACGCAGCCTATATGTTGCACGCAATTATCATCATGTTGCTGTCTGCGGGGGCCTTCCTGTGGACCCTGCGGCACATGGAAACGGGGGCCCCGCGCGTCGTGGCCGCCGAAACCGGCTATATGGACGGGCCGATCCGCTATGGCGTGATCGCGACGGCGTTCTGGGGCGTGACCGGGTTCCTCGCCGGGACGTTCATCGCGTTTCAGCTGGCCTTTCCGGAGCTGAACTTCGACTGGGGTCAGCCCTTCACGAACTTCGGTCGCCTTCGCCCGCTGCACACCAGCGCGGTGATCTTCGCCTTTGGGGGCAACGCCCTGATTGCCACGTCCTTTTATGTGGTGCAGCGAACCTCGGCTGCGCGTCTCTGGGGCGGCAATCTGGCCTGGTTCGTGTTCTGGGGCTACAACCTGTTCATCGTTCTGGCGGCCACCGGCTACCTGCTGGGCGCGACCCAGTCCAAGGAATACGCCGAACCCGAATGGTACGTGGACATCTGGCTGACGCTGGTCTGGGTAGCCTACCTGGCCGTGTTCCTGGGCACGATCCTGAACCGGAAAGAAAAGCACATCTACGTGGCGAACTGGTTCTTCCTGGCCTTTATCGTCACCGTCGCGATGCTGCATATCGTCAACAACCTGTCGATCCCGGTCAGCATCTTCGGCTCCAAATCGGTGCAGGTCTTTGCCGGTGTACAAGACGCGATGACGCAGTGGTGGTATGGCCACAACGCGGTCGGCTTCTTCCTGACGGCGGGCTTTCTGGGGATGATGTACTACTTCGTGCCCAAGCAGGCGGGCCGCCCTGTATACAGCTACAAGCTGTCGATCATCCACTTCTGGGCGCTGATCTTTCTGTACATCTGGGCCGGTCCGCACCACCTGCACTACACCGCGCTGCCTGACTGGGCCTCGACCCTGGGCATGGTGTTCTCGATCGTTCTGTGGATGCCCAGCTGGGGTGGCATGATCAACGGTCTGATGACGCTGGAAGGTGCCTGGGACAAGATCCGCACCGACCCGATCATCCGCATGTTCGTGGCGTCGCTCGCCTTCTACGGGATGTCGACCTTCGAGGGCCCGATGATGTCGATCCGCGCGGTCAACTCGCTGTCGCACTATACGGACTGGACCATTGGTCACGTGCATTCGGGCGCGCTGGGCTGGAACGGGCTGATCACCTTTGGCTGCCTCTATTTCCTGACGCCAAAGCTGTGGAACCGCGCGCAGATGTACTCGGTGCCCGCGATCAACGCGCACTTCTGGCTCGCGACGGTCGGCATCGTTCTCTACGCCGCCTCGATGTGGGTCACCGGCATCATGGAGGGCCTGATGTGGCGCGAAGTGGATGCCAACGGCTTCCTCGTGAACTCTTTCGCCGACACGGTTCAGGCCAAGTTCCCGATGTATGTCGTGCGCGGCCTGGGCGGGGTTCTCTACCTCAGCGGTGCGCTGATCATGGTGTGGAACATGTGGATGACCATCCGCAGCCCCCGCACCGCCGCAAACGCCGACAACGCCATTCCCGCGGAGTAA
- the ccoO gene encoding cytochrome-c oxidase, cbb3-type subunit II, giving the protein MVGSLLVVTVGGIVEIAPLFWLENTIEDVEGMRPYTPLELTGRDIYVREGCYVCHSQMIRPMRDEVERYGHYSLAAESMYDHPFQWGSKRTGPDLARVGGRYSDEWHVDHLRDPQSVVPESIMPKYAFLADTKLETEHVGDLVATHQFVGVPYTDEMVEMARADMAVQVDPFGDYDGLQERYPGAQVRNFDGLPALTEMDALVAYLQMMGTLVDFSTFEPDASR; this is encoded by the coding sequence ATGGTCGGCTCCTTGTTGGTGGTGACGGTGGGCGGCATCGTCGAAATCGCACCGCTGTTCTGGCTGGAAAACACCATCGAGGACGTGGAAGGCATGCGCCCCTACACCCCGTTGGAGCTGACCGGGCGGGACATCTACGTCCGCGAAGGATGCTATGTCTGCCACAGCCAGATGATCCGCCCGATGCGCGATGAGGTGGAACGCTACGGCCACTACTCGCTGGCGGCGGAATCGATGTACGACCACCCGTTCCAATGGGGCTCCAAACGGACGGGGCCGGATCTGGCACGGGTCGGCGGGCGCTATTCGGACGAATGGCACGTCGATCACCTGCGCGATCCGCAGTCGGTCGTGCCCGAAAGCATCATGCCGAAATACGCCTTCCTGGCCGATACCAAGCTGGAGACGGAGCACGTCGGCGACCTGGTGGCCACGCACCAATTCGTGGGCGTCCCCTACACCGACGAAATGGTCGAGATGGCGCGCGCCGACATGGCCGTGCAGGTCGATCCCTTCGGCGACTACGACGGGCTGCAGGAACGGTATCCCGGCGCGCAGGTGCGCAACTTCGACGGACTTCCCGCGCTGACCGAGATGGATGCGCTGGTGGCCTACCTTCAGATGATGGGCACGCTGGTGGACTTCTCCACCTTCGAACCCGACGCGAGCCGTTGA
- a CDS encoding cbb3-type cytochrome c oxidase subunit 3 has protein sequence MDLYSILREFADSWALLALFTFFIGMALFVFRPGSKALHADAAQVPLRERDTPMTCAGACPACTCATIPEGGAK, from the coding sequence ATGGACCTCTATTCTATCCTGCGTGAATTCGCCGACAGCTGGGCGCTGCTGGCCTTGTTCACCTTCTTCATCGGGATGGCGCTGTTCGTGTTCCGTCCCGGATCCAAGGCGCTGCATGCGGACGCGGCCCAGGTGCCGCTGCGCGAACGCGATACGCCGATGACCTGTGCGGGGGCCTGCCCGGCCTGCACCTGCGCCACGATCCCGGAAGGGGGTGCGAAATGA
- the ccoP gene encoding cytochrome-c oxidase, cbb3-type subunit III codes for MSGKRLDEATGTETTGHSWDGIEELNTPLPRWWLWTFYATIVWGIIYVILYPAWPLVSGATSGVLGWSTRGEVAEQIDAVNLSNAELIDSLTTTDLAVLPANEALHGFAIQAGASVFANNCSQCHGRGAAGVQAAGYPNLLDDDWLWGGTLDDIAQTVRHGIRNDEDLDARWSEMPAFGEMLEDEEITTLVAHVRSLSGLTEAPGTAGEELYLDNCASCHGDNGLGDRVVGAPNLTDAIWLYGGSAEDVEYTIRNARFGVMPPWQGRLGEAQVRAVAAYVHSLGGGEAQIGE; via the coding sequence ATGAGCGGCAAGCGTCTGGACGAAGCCACCGGCACCGAAACCACCGGCCACAGCTGGGACGGCATCGAAGAGCTGAACACACCCCTGCCCCGCTGGTGGCTGTGGACGTTCTACGCCACGATCGTCTGGGGGATCATCTATGTGATCCTCTACCCTGCCTGGCCCCTGGTGTCGGGTGCGACCAGCGGTGTGCTCGGCTGGTCCACCCGCGGCGAGGTGGCCGAACAGATCGACGCGGTGAACCTGTCCAACGCAGAGCTGATCGACAGCCTGACGACAACCGATCTGGCCGTTCTGCCTGCCAACGAGGCGCTGCATGGCTTTGCCATTCAGGCCGGGGCCTCGGTCTTTGCCAACAACTGCTCGCAATGCCACGGTCGTGGCGCGGCCGGGGTGCAGGCGGCGGGCTATCCCAACCTGCTGGACGATGACTGGCTTTGGGGCGGCACGTTGGACGACATCGCACAAACCGTCCGCCACGGCATCCGCAACGACGAAGACCTGGACGCCCGCTGGTCCGAGATGCCCGCCTTCGGCGAGATGCTCGAGGACGAGGAAATCACCACTCTGGTCGCCCATGTCCGCAGCCTGTCCGGCCTGACCGAGGCCCCCGGCACGGCGGGCGAGGAGCTTTACCTCGACAACTGTGCGTCCTGCCACGGCGACAACGGCCTGGGCGACCGCGTGGTCGGTGCCCCGAACCTGACGGACGCCATATGGCTTTACGGCGGCTCGGCGGAAGACGTGGAATACACGATCCGCAATGCCCGCTTTGGCGTGATGCCGCCCTGGCAGGGCCGCTTGGGCGAAGCCCAGGTCCGCGCCGTGGCCGCCTACGTCCACAGCCTCGGCGGCGGCGAAGCGCAAATCGGCGAGTAA
- the ccoG gene encoding cytochrome c oxidase accessory protein CcoG translates to MTDQPLFAAQEPIFPRKVRGTFRNLKWVVMIVTLGIYYLVPWIRWDRGPNLPDQAVLVDLAGRRFYFFWIEIWPHEFYFVAGLLIMAGLGLFLFTSALGRVWCGYTCPQTVWTDLFILTERWIEGDRNARVRLWKAKWDAHKWRLRLTKWVIWGLIGLATGGAWVFYFADAPTLLGDLVTGQAHPVAYTTMAILAFTTVLLGGFAREQVCIYMCPWPRIQGAMMDEGTLTVGYRDWRGEPRGKPRQNREGDCIDCMACVNVCPMGIDIREGQQMACITCALCIDACDEVMDKIGKPRGLIDYLALSDAPPDTLAERVAANPIGIRATGDASTIPAPGAPAPAPNASPVPILTRADIKGWKPQPVWKHILRPRTIFYTIAWALIGVALVVALFIRPEIDMTVAAVRNPTYVTLSDGTIRNAYDIRLRNKHGEARDFHLSLNSDEILRIVVEGRDDLVVPVPPDSTTRTRVYVQARPGDPAAGANRVDLRFWVEDLISQERAYVDTHFLGTESN, encoded by the coding sequence ATGACAGACCAACCACTTTTTGCCGCGCAGGAACCCATCTTTCCCCGCAAGGTCCGCGGCACGTTCCGCAACCTGAAATGGGTCGTGATGATCGTGACCCTGGGCATCTATTATCTTGTGCCCTGGATCCGCTGGGATCGGGGCCCGAACCTGCCCGATCAGGCCGTCCTCGTGGATCTGGCCGGACGCCGGTTCTATTTCTTCTGGATCGAGATCTGGCCGCACGAATTCTACTTCGTCGCGGGCCTTCTGATCATGGCGGGGCTGGGGTTGTTCCTGTTCACCTCGGCGCTGGGCCGGGTTTGGTGCGGCTATACCTGCCCACAGACCGTCTGGACCGACCTGTTCATCCTGACCGAACGCTGGATCGAAGGCGACCGCAACGCCCGTGTCCGCCTGTGGAAGGCGAAATGGGACGCCCACAAATGGCGGCTGCGCCTGACCAAATGGGTGATCTGGGGGCTGATCGGTCTGGCGACCGGGGGGGCTTGGGTGTTCTATTTCGCGGATGCGCCGACCCTGCTGGGGGATCTGGTGACCGGACAGGCGCACCCGGTGGCCTATACCACCATGGCGATCCTGGCCTTTACCACGGTCCTGCTGGGTGGCTTCGCACGCGAACAGGTCTGCATCTACATGTGCCCCTGGCCGCGTATCCAGGGCGCGATGATGGACGAAGGCACCCTGACCGTCGGTTACCGCGACTGGCGCGGAGAGCCGCGCGGCAAGCCCCGTCAGAACCGAGAGGGCGACTGCATCGACTGCATGGCCTGCGTGAACGTCTGCCCCATGGGCATCGACATCCGCGAAGGTCAGCAGATGGCCTGCATCACCTGCGCGCTGTGCATCGATGCCTGCGACGAGGTGATGGACAAGATTGGCAAGCCGCGCGGCCTGATCGACTATCTCGCCCTGTCCGACGCGCCGCCCGACACCCTGGCCGAACGTGTGGCCGCCAATCCCATCGGCATCCGCGCCACCGGTGACGCCAGCACGATCCCCGCCCCTGGTGCCCCCGCCCCCGCGCCCAATGCCAGCCCGGTGCCGATCCTGACCCGCGCCGACATCAAGGGATGGAAGCCGCAGCCGGTCTGGAAACACATCCTGCGCCCGCGCACGATCTTCTACACGATTGCCTGGGCATTGATCGGCGTGGCCCTTGTCGTCGCGCTGTTCATCCGGCCGGAAATCGACATGACCGTCGCTGCGGTCCGCAATCCGACATATGTGACCCTGTCGGACGGGACGATCCGCAATGCCTATGATATCCGCCTGCGCAACAAGCACGGCGAGGCGCGCGATTTCCACCTGTCGCTGAACTCGGACGAGATTCTGCGCATCGTGGTCGAGGGCCGCGACGATCTGGTCGTCCCCGTGCCCCCGGACAGCACCACCCGCACCCGCGTCTATGTACAGGCCCGGCCGGGCGATCCGGCGGCAGGCGCCAACCGCGTCGACCTGCGGTTCTGGGTCGAAGACCTGATCAGCCAGGAACGCGCCTACGTCGACACCCACTTTCTCGGAACGGAGAGCAACTGA
- a CDS encoding FixH family protein, producing MTALLTGPLTGRKVLAIFTLLFGTIIAVNLTLAFNAVQTFPGLETKNSYVASQKFDAERAAQQALGWQVAAHVEGGILVLDLRDAQGGAVGTADISLTLGRATNVADDQTPALAFDGTVWRAPVDVAPGNWDIRMVATAEDGTTFRRRIKLGRIQ from the coding sequence ATGACTGCCCTGCTCACAGGCCCGCTGACGGGCCGCAAGGTCCTCGCCATTTTCACCCTGCTGTTTGGCACGATCATTGCCGTAAACCTGACGCTGGCCTTCAACGCCGTGCAGACCTTTCCAGGGCTGGAGACGAAGAACAGCTACGTCGCCTCGCAGAAATTCGACGCCGAACGCGCCGCGCAGCAGGCGCTGGGATGGCAGGTCGCCGCCCATGTCGAAGGCGGGATCCTTGTCCTGGACCTGCGCGACGCGCAGGGGGGGGCCGTGGGCACTGCGGACATCTCGCTGACGCTGGGCCGCGCCACCAACGTGGCCGACGACCAGACGCCCGCATTGGCCTTTGACGGCACCGTGTGGCGTGCCCCGGTCGACGTGGCGCCGGGCAACTGGGACATCCGCATGGTCGCCACGGCCGAAGACGGCACCACCTTCCGGCGCCGCATCAAACTGGGCCGCATCCAATGA